A stretch of DNA from Phaenicophaeus curvirostris isolate KB17595 chromosome 29, BPBGC_Pcur_1.0, whole genome shotgun sequence:
GGGAATTCCCAGGTAAATGTTTTTGGGCCTGCAGAGACCATGAAAAATAGGAGAATATGAAGGCTTCAAGGGAAAAGATCATCAATGCCAGTTGAACCAATACCAGATAATGACCTGTCTGACAGAGAGTGAAAGGATCCAAAGAGGAACATGTAGAGTCCAGACCCAAAAACTACAACAGGGCTTAACAGTGGTTTGAGGGGGTGGGTAAATTGTCTGTGAGGGTACAATCACCCAGGGATTTCTTGGCTCACATGGTCCTGTTTGTTCCCTTTAGTCAACCACGTGTCTATATCCCTCTGTTTAGTTATTCATTTTATCAAATCCAATGTCCAAGAGCTTGCATTGAGAAGCCTTGGATTCAAACTTTGGCATAAGTTAACTCTGGGCATCCAGATGAAAGGAGATGATGCCCGAGAGGCTGCTTATTGAAATCTTGGATTTGAACCCTGGAGCAAACTGACACAGGACACCtagacaggaaaaaaggaacTGGACATAAGCATTATGAAACTTTGAAGTCTCCGCTGAGTGCCAGAGGGAACTGAGTGTGCACATATAATCCCTTGGCTGTAAGGGCGTATAACTGTAACTATAGAAACATACACCTTGATATTCCCTCATAAGTTTCCTCCCTGTGTTAAGTattattgtgacattatcatcaAGCCCTATGAAGTGgtacttttatttatatatgatctttatattaaaaaactgCATTTGTGACACTTGTGACATGTAGTGAGGCTGGAAGCACCAAGTAAAGGATTGCACTCTATGAACAtaaaggtctttccaaacctGAACGATTCTACCTTTGTCTCAAGCTGGAAGGGGAAAcataagaagaagaggaagaagtggGAAATGAACTGGATAGGGAAGGGAAATGAGATGCCTCCACATTGCCTGTTCTCCCAGAGGTTCAAACAgtgcagtggagaaaaaaactgGCTGCAGTAGTCAGAGGAATTGACCTTGGGTGGCCTCAAGCCCCTAGGGCTGCTGCCCGATCATAAGCAGTGAGACTGGAGGAGCAGAAACGTCCTTTGGCTGCAAGCCCTGAGTTCAGTCAGGGCCcctggagctgagctgcaggagcgAGTGTGGCCAGAGCTGCCAGGGCTCTGCGCTCGCCCCAGAGGCAGCTCAGCCGCGCTCTGCTGGGGCTCAGACACTGCCCAGAGCCAGACTGAGGGGAAAGTGTGCAGGATGAGGGATCCCTGCAGCCCTCGCTGGGCCTGGAAAGGAACAACAGAGAGGCAGGTGTCGCATGCAGGATTGTTTTATTGCAGTGCAGGAAAGCACCAGCTAGGGAAagacagagcaggcagaggcagggagggtgtccctgtgtccttcaAGAGAGGTGTCCAGGGAGTGCAGCGTCTGTGGGTGAGGGTCTAGCAGGGCCCACAGGTGTCCCAGAGCTTCTTGCTGTAGCGCGGCAAGACgcaagggctgcaggcaggagaaaggTAGGGTCTGGCAGGGGTGCAGAGGCCCCCCGAGCCCAGCGTGGCCCCGGCCCCGTAgaggccccccagccccaggttgCCCCCAAAGGCGGGTGCTCCGGAGGAGCCCACCACGGCTTGctgggggaaggagctgaggatggggccGGGGAAGGTGACAACCACGGGCGGAGGCTGGATGAAGGCTGTGGAGTCGGGGCACTGGCGGGCGCACAGCTCGTTGCAGCTCTCAGCGATGGGCTGGGGCACGGCCACGCCGGTTTTTGGAGCACACACGTCGTAGCAAGACATCTttggctgagagagatggggctGAAAGAGATGGACACAAGGAGAGGAGTTATGATTCAGGAGGAGATGCCCTGGCAAAGAACACTGTTCCTACGACTGCGCTGGAGCGGAGCAGCAAAGCCACCACCTTTCCTACGGCTCCTGCTTTGCCCAGCCAGACCCCCTCACCACCCTGATCTCCACAAACCCTCCCCAGGAGCCTGTGCAGGACCTGGCTCTGCCTGTCCCACACTCAGGGCTCTTCTttctcccagcccagctcagccctcCGTGCCCGGCCAAGGCTGCAGCCAGCGCAGCCGCTGctgtcccagctctcctggccaGGGACGCCCCACGCCGGCCCCTGCCAGAGGAGACCCAGAGCCACAGGCACCCACCTCCCCTTGTCCTGAGCAGAGCGAGGCAGGAGTGCTGGATGCCAGGGCTCCCCAAGGGCAGCGCTTTTATGCAGGGCTGGCGATGACGGGGAGGATCTGGCCCTGCTGGGGGCAcgtggctgctgctggccaagcccctgcctcctccctgagTGGCACCAGCCTCTTCTGCTGACTCTCTTTCCTCCCCAAGCCCAAGCCGCTGGATCAGCCCCTGCAATAACCCTGCTGGGACGCTTGTCAGCACACACCTAATAGGCCAAATTAGCCCCACTGTCTTTTCATTATCTCGCTGGGTAAGAGGATTCCCAGTGTGACAGAGGGTGATTGCAAGCACCTCTCATGCCATAGATCTTCCCCAAGGGCTTGGTCTTGGTCCTGGTTCTGGACAAGAGAGCAGCTTTTCCAATGCCTCCCGCATGCCAGCACCTGTGTGACGTACGTTGTGTGTCTGTGATCAGCAGAGGGGAGAGGCTATGATAACACCACATTGAAGGCACTCCTGTCAGGCACTGCCTGCTCAGCATGATGCATCATCTAAGAGCCCAAGGGACGTGGCCCCCTTCTGCCTGCAGGTGCCATCATCGACTGCTGCATCTCCTGGGGACAAAGACCCCTCGTACCATTCTCTACAATGCACAGTGCAAAGAGCACAGACCCTCATCTGGGCCCACAAGGCTCACGTTTGATCCACCACTGCCCTAGACCCGCTGGCTCCTCATAAATGTCCTGGGAGGCCGATTTTTCCTGCACAGCGCTGGGCAGGGTCTGTCCTCAGGGTTCCGGGAACTTGGGACCTCAGTGTTTTATCACGatcacagcagctcccagatgGACTGCCCTAGCAGGCATTCATGTATCTGTACCCCTAGATGAGCCAGGCCGCAGGCAAAGATATCTAAGAGGGGAAGAGCATAAGGAAGGGAGCCAGGACCCACAGGAGCAAAGCCCCACCTTGCCATGGGCACCCCCAGAAGGGAGATGCCTGCTCTCCTTTGGCTCCCAaagcaaaaaggggaagaaatgcTTAGAAGCAGCATGTGCTGATCTGGCAAGGGGATGCTGAGCCAGGGAGGGGCAGCAGTCAAAGAGCCCAATCATCttcctgggcagcagggagtGTCTCCTCCCCACATTGGCCCAGGTGGTGCTGAGCACTGGCAGGGCTGCTATAAAagctctgcctctgccaggCTCTCCCAAGCCCTGCTCTGACTGCCTTCTCCTTGGAGAACAGGGTAAGTCTGCAAGTGCTTGTCCTCCTGTGCTCTGCTCGGATTCCAGCCTCTCTGTCTCAggccttcccctctccttctcccttgctGTGTGTGTCCTCTTGCAGAGCTccaactgcagcagcacaaagatGTCTTGCTACGACGTGTGCGCACCAAAAACCGGCGTGGCCGTGCCCCAGCCCATCGCTGAGAGCTGCAACGAGCTGTGCGCCCGCCAGTGCCCCGACTCCACAGCCTTCATCCAGCCTCCGCCCGTGGTTGTCACCTTCCCCggccccatcctcagctccttcccccagCAAGCCGTGGTGGGCTCCTCCGGAGCACCCGCCTTTGGGGGcaacctggggctggggggcctcTACGTGGCCGGGGCCACGCTGGGCTCGGGGGACCTCTGCACCCCTGCCAGACCCTAcctttctcctgcctgcagcccttgcGTCTTGCCGCGCTACAGCAAGAAGCTCTGGGACACCTGTGGGCCCTGCTAGACCCTCCCCAGACCCAGGCGCTGCCTCCAGCCCCAATGCCAACAGCCCCCGCTGGGCTTGGCTGAGCTGCTGGCCACGGGGCTCTGAGAAGTGCTGATCCTTCCCTGTCCCAGGGACCCCTGGGCAGCTGGCAGTGCCGCacaccctctcccctcccctctccttcagTCTCTCCAACGGGGCAGGATTCTGGCCCACAGAGGTTTTTTGGGGGCTGATGGGCCAAATCCTCTGGATCTGGAAGAGCGCATCAAGAGAGGACCTGGAGCCAGAAGCAATTCTCTGGAGAAGATCCCTCTGCCTCCCACACTGTGAGACAATCAGCCTCTCTGGGTCTTACCCACCATCTCTCTGACAATCTCTCTTGCCCCTCTGGGCACAATAAATTTTTTCTGCATTCAAGTTGtgtttccctctctccttgTGCCAAGTTGGGAAAACGCCAGGGGTGGGAATTTGTCAGCTGTGGGAAGGCAAGTGCTGGCCCTGAGGGCACCAGGGTCTAGATGAGGTGGCAACATCACTTGAGACAAACACAGCCTGTGGTGTCTTGTTCTCCAGGGTGAGATGTGTGGTTGGTAGATGGAGGACGGGgactcttgtcctcccctcagCAATTGTGAGGCCACTTCTGTGGTATTTTGTCCAGTGCTGGGCTCCCCAGCCCAGGAGAGATGGGTGGggactggagagagtccagtaCATGGCAATGCAGGtgctgaggggacagggagctgATCTCTGGGAGgagcctgagagagctgggactgtccCTCTGGGAGCTGATGACATCCTGGTGTCTCCTCAACCTGCACACATTTCTGAAGGGAAAGCATCAAGGAGATGGAGGCAGGTTCTTTGCAGAGGAGTCCAGTTGCATGATAAGAGGCAAAGGTCACCAGTGGAAACACAGCAGGCTCTGCTTCAGACTCTTAAGCCTCTTGAGTTCACAGTGAAGGTGGCTGAGTACGGACACAGGGTTTCCTAGGATGCTGTGAAGTCTCCTTCGCTGGAGATGCGCAAAAGGTGTCTGACGTGGTGCTGGGCAGGCGGCTCTGGGCAACATTGCCTGAGG
This window harbors:
- the LOC138732095 gene encoding scale keratin-like is translated as MSCYDVCAPKTGVAVPQPIAESCNELCARQCPDSTAFIQPPPVVVTFPGPILSSFPQQAVVGSSGAPAFGGNLGLGGLYGAGATLGSGGLCTPARPYLSPACSPCVLPRYSKKLWDTCGPC
- the LOC138732159 gene encoding scale keratin-like, yielding MSCYDVCAPKTGVAVPQPIAESCNELCARQCPDSTAFIQPPPVVVTFPGPILSSFPQQAVVGSSGAPAFGGNLGLGGLYVAGATLGSGDLCTPARPYLSPACSPCVLPRYSKKLWDTCGPC